In Microcoleus sp. FACHB-831, one genomic interval encodes:
- a CDS encoding ATP-binding protein, whose protein sequence is TAYTAAREYLIASLDSLPGEIWLQHYELAFTLHKELADVEYLKGNFARSEVLIEITLSQAKSALEKAEIYNMLIVQYTLTAKYSEAIQAGLKALSLLGINLPQEDLPAAVMVELAEAKSNLANKEIACLINQDKMKDGDKKIALKLLGNMGPLTFFSSQELWKLTVVKAINLSLKYGFVAEGSYCYSCYGIILSAILGDYKSAFEFGKLAIQLSETSNNLSQNCQDSVIFANYLSCWVKHIKTTNAINSEGYKVGLQSGNLQWTGYNRMFQTMTLFYQGINLEDVLSEISNFMLVCQKTKNQWAADIISANKLAVLSLIGQDDEISEAQHVETFYQHKSMAAICEYHVLKSQILYMYEKPNEALEWAILSLDIINYIMGHISSSHHNFYYSLILTAVYPTASESQQKQYLETLAANQQQMKIWADNCTENFLHKYLLVEAEIARINGRGEGAIDLYDKAIESARENEFIQNEALANELAAKFWLIKGKEDFAQIYMKKAHYGYQLWGALGKVNDLEEKYPQLLSKTPTAAPIKETVNHKVTLKNTNSSFTTTNSAVALDLATVMKASQAISGEILLGGLLNKLIKIVIENAGAQKGFFILNREGKLLIEAAKAVESSEVDVRQSTPADCNSQLPMSVINYVARTHENVVLNNAATEATFATDYYIQLHQPKSVLCAPLINQGKLIGIVYLENNLTTSAFTSDRIEILSILCSQAAISIENALLYDNLQQANEQLEDYSRTLEVKVEERTQELKEKNDQLEQTLQQLRTAQKQIIAQEKLASLGALTAGIAHEIRNPLNFVNNFAAISIDLTQDLEEEIENQSEHLEAEAVEYIKEILSDISQNVAEISRQGQRTQNIVEGMLMHARSDSGQRQLSDVNTILAEAVQLVYHGKRAKDVTFNITLETNYDNTIGLVEVVTQDISRAFINIINNACYAVADKKNVMGENFTPKLAISTLNRINIVEIRIRDNGKGITEEIREKIFHPFFTTKPTGEGTGLGLSLTHDIIVGQHQGQIQLESEIGAFTEFIILLPKKAVSI, encoded by the coding sequence ACTGCTTATACCGCCGCTAGGGAATACTTAATTGCTAGCCTCGATAGTTTACCTGGTGAGATTTGGCTACAACACTATGAGCTAGCCTTTACTCTGCATAAAGAACTAGCAGATGTTGAGTATTTAAAAGGCAACTTTGCTCGATCAGAAGTATTAATTGAAATTACTTTATCTCAAGCAAAATCTGCCCTTGAGAAAGCTGAAATTTACAATATGCTGATTGTACAATATACCCTGACTGCAAAATATTCAGAGGCTATTCAAGCCGGGCTAAAGGCTCTTAGCTTGCTAGGGATAAACTTGCCCCAAGAGGACTTGCCCGCAGCAGTTATGGTAGAACTTGCTGAAGCCAAATCAAACTTGGCAAACAAAGAAATTGCTTGTTTGATTAACCAAGACAAAATGAAAGATGGAGATAAAAAAATCGCTTTAAAATTGTTAGGTAATATGGGGCCGTTAACCTTCTTTTCCTCTCAAGAATTATGGAAATTAACGGTAGTTAAAGCAATTAATCTTTCTCTTAAATATGGGTTTGTAGCAGAAGGTTCGTATTGCTACTCTTGCTATGGAATTATATTGAGCGCAATTTTGGGTGATTATAAATCGGCTTTTGAGTTTGGTAAGCTAGCTATACAACTAAGCGAAACGTCTAATAATTTATCCCAAAATTGTCAAGATAGTGTTATATTTGCCAATTACTTGAGTTGTTGGGTAAAACATATAAAAACTACTAATGCTATTAATAGCGAAGGTTATAAAGTAGGGTTGCAATCCGGAAATTTACAATGGACAGGATACAACCGTATGTTTCAAACAATGACTTTATTCTATCAGGGAATAAATCTGGAAGATGTTTTATCAGAAATATCAAATTTCATGCTAGTTTGTCAAAAAACTAAAAATCAATGGGCAGCTGATATTATATCGGCGAATAAGCTAGCTGTATTGAGTCTAATAGGGCAAGACGATGAAATTAGCGAAGCCCAACATGTGGAGACTTTTTATCAACATAAAAGCATGGCAGCTATCTGCGAATATCATGTTTTAAAATCCCAAATTTTGTATATGTATGAAAAACCTAATGAAGCGTTGGAATGGGCTATTTTATCCTTAGACATAATTAATTACATTATGGGTCACATTTCTAGCTCTCATCATAATTTTTACTATTCACTCATTTTAACTGCGGTATATCCAACAGCTTCAGAATCACAACAAAAACAATATTTGGAGACATTGGCAGCTAATCAACAACAGATGAAGATTTGGGCGGATAATTGCACTGAAAACTTTCTACATAAATACCTCTTAGTAGAAGCGGAAATTGCCCGTATTAATGGCAGAGGGGAAGGCGCAATCGACTTGTACGACAAGGCTATTGAGTCAGCAAGAGAAAATGAGTTTATTCAAAATGAAGCTTTGGCGAATGAACTAGCAGCGAAGTTCTGGTTAATCAAAGGCAAAGAGGATTTTGCCCAAATTTATATGAAGAAAGCTCACTATGGATACCAACTTTGGGGAGCTTTGGGTAAAGTGAATGATTTAGAAGAAAAATATCCTCAGTTGCTAAGCAAAACTCCGACTGCGGCTCCTATTAAAGAAACAGTGAATCATAAGGTGACGCTAAAGAATACTAACTCTAGCTTCACCACCACCAATTCGGCTGTGGCGTTGGATTTAGCTACAGTCATGAAAGCTTCCCAAGCGATTTCTGGTGAAATTCTTCTTGGAGGGTTGCTGAATAAGCTGATCAAAATAGTGATTGAAAATGCTGGAGCGCAAAAAGGCTTTTTTATTCTCAATCGAGAAGGTAAATTACTAATAGAAGCGGCAAAAGCAGTTGAGTCTTCAGAAGTAGATGTGAGGCAATCAACGCCAGCTGATTGCAATAGCCAGTTGCCGATGTCGGTGATTAATTATGTAGCTAGAACACACGAAAATGTTGTATTAAACAATGCTGCTACTGAGGCAACTTTTGCTACTGACTATTACATACAATTGCATCAGCCCAAATCTGTGTTATGTGCGCCGCTTATCAATCAAGGCAAGCTGATTGGTATTGTTTATCTGGAAAATAATTTGACTACCAGTGCATTTACCAGCGATCGCATCGAAATATTAAGCATTTTGTGTTCGCAAGCTGCCATTTCTATTGAAAATGCGCTTTTGTATGACAATTTGCAACAAGCTAACGAGCAATTAGAAGACTATTCACGCACTCTAGAGGTGAAAGTAGAAGAGCGAACCCAAGAATTAAAAGAGAAAAACGATCAGTTAGAACAAACTCTACAACAGCTAAGAACAGCTCAAAAGCAGATTATCGCCCAAGAAAAACTTGCTTCGCTGGGTGCATTAACCGCTGGAATTGCCCACGAGATTAGAAATCCTTTAAATTTTGTCAATAACTTTGCCGCAATTTCTATTGATTTAACCCAAGATCTAGAAGAAGAAATTGAAAATCAATCAGAGCATTTAGAGGCAGAAGCTGTTGAGTATATTAAAGAAATATTAAGCGATATAAGCCAAAATGTTGCTGAAATCAGTAGGCAGGGTCAAAGAACTCAGAATATTGTTGAAGGTATGCTGATGCACGCCCGCTCTGATAGTGGTCAACGGCAACTAAGCGATGTTAATACAATATTAGCCGAAGCGGTGCAGTTGGTTTATCACGGTAAGCGTGCTAAGGATGTTACCTTTAACATCACTTTAGAAACTAACTATGACAATACGATAGGCCTTGTAGAAGTTGTCACCCAAGACATTAGTCGGGCTTTTATCAACATCATTAATAATGCTTGTTATGCTGTCGCTGACAAAAAAAATGTAATGGGCGAGAATTTTACTCCCAAACTTGCTATTAGCACGCTAAATCGTATTAATATAGTAGAAATCCGTATTCGAGATAATGGCAAAGGAATAACGGAAGAAATTCGAGAGAAAATTTTTCATCCATTTTTTACCACAAAACCAACGGGAGAAGGAACAGGGTTAGGTTTATCTCTAACTCATGACATTATTGTTGGTCAGCACCAAGGACAAATACAACTTGAATCTGAAATCGGTGCATTTACCGAATTTATTATACTTTTGCCTAAAAAGGCAGTAAGTATCTAA
- a CDS encoding contact-dependent growth inhibition system immunity protein: MSSQLNFETLKYFMECYFHVGTNSEELENIVITFKSAESQNSIKKLVDEINSIRASDNWSLFQKIVKKHGQRRLNSQRLKNMTEIIVRNLSNDV; this comes from the coding sequence ATGTCGTCACAATTAAATTTTGAAACTCTTAAGTATTTTATGGAATGTTATTTCCATGTTGGTACTAATTCTGAAGAGTTAGAAAATATTGTAATTACGTTTAAGAGCGCAGAAAGTCAAAATAGTATTAAAAAACTTGTAGATGAAATAAACTCAATTAGAGCTTCAGATAATTGGAGTTTATTTCAAAAGATTGTAAAAAAGCATGGGCAAAGAAGGCTAAATAGCCAAAGACTTAAAAACATGACAGAAATCATAGTGAGAAATTTGTCTAATGATGTGTAA
- a CDS encoding S9 family peptidase, whose amino-acid sequence MTEPQFSPYGSWKSPITSDLIVSSTIGLGEIAIDGDDIYWIELRPSEGGRNVIVRRTPDGQTIDVTPPPFNARSRVHEYGGGAFLVADGTVYFSNFADGRLYRQTPGSQPQPLTPESSRRYADAICDRQRNRLICVCEDLTVGGREPINTLATIPLDRDEDAQVLVIGNDFYASPRLSPDGSRLAWIAWNHPNMPWDGTELWVAELAADGSIVSSERVAGSIDESIFQPEWSPDGILYFVSDRTGWWNLYRWHNGSVQPVIEMEAEFGRPQWVFGMSTYAFDSANRIACTYTQEGTWHLVSLNTETGKLEKIDTPYTSISSIKADAGRVLFGAGSPTEANSIVLLDLASQQLTTVRRSSNVAIDTGYLSEPQAIAFPTTNGYTAYAFFYPPQNHDYKAPDGDLPPLLVKSHGGPTAAASSTFNLSIQYWTSRGFGFLDVNYRGSTGYGREYRKQLEGEWGIADVDDCVNGAKYLADKGLVDGDRLTIAGGSAGGYTTLCALTFRNTFKAGASYYGVSDLEALAQDTHKFESRYLDSLIGPYPQQRDRYLERSPIHFSDRLSCPAIFFQGLEDKVVPPNQAETMVEAIRAKGLPVAYVPFEGEGHGFRRAENIKRALEAELYFYSRIFGFELAEPVEPVLIDNL is encoded by the coding sequence ATGACAGAACCACAATTCTCACCCTATGGTTCTTGGAAATCGCCCATCACGTCTGACCTTATTGTTTCCAGCACCATTGGACTAGGCGAAATTGCTATCGATGGCGACGATATCTACTGGATCGAGTTGCGTCCCTCTGAAGGCGGTCGCAATGTCATTGTTCGACGCACCCCCGACGGACAAACAATTGATGTCACCCCGCCTCCTTTCAATGCGCGATCGCGCGTCCACGAGTACGGCGGCGGTGCTTTCCTCGTTGCTGATGGTACTGTCTACTTCTCTAACTTTGCCGATGGGCGCCTCTACCGTCAGACCCCAGGTTCCCAACCGCAACCCCTCACGCCGGAATCAAGTCGCCGCTACGCTGACGCTATCTGCGATCGCCAACGCAACCGCCTCATCTGCGTCTGCGAAGATCTCACCGTTGGCGGTCGCGAACCGATAAATACTCTAGCCACTATCCCACTAGATCGCGATGAAGATGCCCAAGTGCTAGTCATCGGTAACGACTTTTACGCCTCCCCCCGCCTCAGTCCCGATGGTTCGCGTCTAGCATGGATCGCCTGGAATCATCCCAATATGCCTTGGGACGGTACGGAATTATGGGTAGCTGAGTTAGCGGCTGATGGCTCAATTGTTAGCAGCGAAAGAGTAGCCGGGAGTATAGATGAATCTATCTTCCAGCCTGAGTGGTCGCCTGATGGCATTTTATACTTCGTCTCTGACCGTACTGGCTGGTGGAATCTCTACCGCTGGCACAATGGAAGCGTTCAGCCAGTTATCGAGATGGAAGCTGAGTTTGGCAGACCCCAATGGGTTTTTGGGATGTCTACTTATGCCTTTGATTCAGCAAATCGGATCGCCTGTACTTACACCCAAGAGGGAACTTGGCATCTAGTTAGCCTCAACACAGAGACGGGCAAACTAGAAAAGATTGATACACCTTACACCTCCATTTCCTCCATAAAGGCAGATGCTGGTCGAGTCCTGTTTGGCGCTGGTTCTCCCACAGAAGCAAACTCAATCGTTCTGCTGGACTTAGCCAGCCAACAACTAACTACCGTGCGTCGCTCAAGCAATGTTGCGATTGATACAGGTTATTTATCAGAACCACAAGCGATCGCTTTCCCAACAACAAACGGATACACTGCCTACGCTTTCTTCTACCCTCCCCAAAACCACGACTACAAAGCACCAGATGGAGATCTGCCTCCCCTCCTAGTAAAAAGTCACGGTGGCCCCACAGCAGCAGCTTCCAGCACTTTTAACCTGAGCATCCAGTATTGGACTAGCCGAGGATTTGGGTTTTTGGATGTTAATTACCGAGGCAGTACGGGATACGGGCGGGAGTATAGAAAGCAACTAGAGGGCGAATGGGGAATTGCCGATGTTGATGATTGCGTGAACGGCGCTAAATATTTGGCAGACAAGGGCTTAGTAGATGGCGATCGCCTGACGATTGCTGGTGGAAGTGCTGGAGGCTACACGACTCTCTGTGCGCTGACGTTCCGGAACACTTTTAAAGCTGGTGCGAGTTATTACGGTGTGAGTGACTTAGAAGCATTAGCGCAGGATACCCACAAGTTTGAGTCGCGCTACTTAGATTCACTGATTGGCCCTTATCCGCAACAGCGCGATCGCTACCTAGAGCGATCGCCAATTCATTTTAGCGATCGCCTCTCTTGTCCGGCGATCTTCTTTCAAGGATTAGAGGATAAGGTTGTCCCCCCTAACCAAGCAGAAACAATGGTAGAAGCTATCCGCGCTAAAGGTCTACCAGTTGCTTATGTTCCCTTCGAGGGTGAAGGACACGGCTTCCGGCGTGCCGAAAACATCAAACGCGCACTTGAAGCAGAGCTTTACTTCTATTCCCGGATTTTCGGCTTTGAACTAGCCGAACCAGTCGAGCCAGTGCTAATTGATAATCTCTAA
- a CDS encoding SH3 domain-containing protein, whose product MKRSLLVAAIIYTLTGCQTSNPPEAIAPTPQASPAIANNSPISTQELATVPSSQTCNISAYVIDKDPQGLNVRMNASSRSKILTKLPTNTDAAFVDIVASQGDWVQIDKAESARRDFEFHGKGWLYTQLLGTSTRGYGTKGVNVYQEASEKSKVVGRIPDQKEVKLLSCRGSYAKIQYENITGWLAREAQCPNPLTTCP is encoded by the coding sequence ATGAAGCGATCGCTACTTGTTGCAGCAATAATATACACGCTTACGGGATGTCAAACTTCAAACCCACCAGAGGCGATCGCGCCAACTCCTCAAGCTAGTCCCGCAATAGCAAACAACTCTCCAATTTCCACTCAGGAATTAGCTACAGTTCCCTCATCCCAAACTTGTAATATTTCAGCTTACGTTATCGACAAAGATCCCCAAGGGCTGAACGTGCGTATGAATGCTAGTTCCAGGTCTAAAATCCTTACAAAATTGCCCACCAATACCGATGCTGCATTTGTTGATATAGTTGCTTCACAAGGCGATTGGGTTCAAATTGACAAAGCTGAAAGTGCGCGGCGAGATTTTGAATTTCACGGAAAGGGATGGCTTTACACCCAACTGTTAGGAACTAGCACCAGGGGATATGGCACTAAAGGCGTCAATGTTTACCAAGAAGCTAGTGAAAAAAGCAAGGTTGTGGGTCGAATTCCAGATCAAAAGGAAGTTAAACTTTTAAGCTGTAGGGGTTCTTATGCCAAAATTCAATATGAAAATATTACAGGTTGGCTAGCACGGGAGGCTCAGTGTCCCAATCCTTTGACCACTTGCCCTTAA
- a CDS encoding DMT family transporter has translation MKLHAPPHLFQVRLILVVGVLAISTAAIFIRLAIDAAGVRGVGFSLVLAASRLTIAAIILLPAWKRLRETQLTPLTLLYSVAAGVFLALHFATWITSLSYTSIAASTTLVTTSPVWVTFLSWLCFGEKPTRLTVLGIGVALVGAMAIGLADTGAVSQSSNPLLGDLLALMGSWSISLYFLFGREAQRRGLGIGAYAAVAYSVAAVVLLPLPLAFKSSYAGYPNAVYVYILLMALFPQLVGHTSFNWAVRWISPTLVALATLFEPVVSSILGYFVFGELPGTMVMIGAAVLLGGVAVAAIGGKERSL, from the coding sequence ATGAAGCTACACGCGCCACCGCATCTTTTCCAGGTAAGACTGATTTTGGTTGTCGGTGTTTTGGCTATTTCGACAGCGGCAATTTTTATCCGTCTCGCCATCGACGCTGCTGGCGTGCGCGGTGTTGGATTTAGCTTGGTTCTAGCCGCTTCTCGCCTTACAATAGCTGCAATAATTCTACTTCCGGCTTGGAAGCGCCTCCGGGAAACCCAGCTAACTCCCCTCACTTTGTTGTACTCAGTGGCGGCTGGGGTTTTCCTGGCTTTGCACTTCGCAACCTGGATTACCTCGCTGTCTTACACTTCAATCGCCGCCTCTACTACTTTGGTGACAACAAGTCCCGTCTGGGTAACGTTTCTGTCTTGGCTGTGCTTTGGGGAAAAACCAACCCGGCTTACTGTTTTGGGGATTGGCGTGGCGCTTGTGGGTGCGATGGCTATTGGTTTGGCTGATACTGGCGCGGTTTCACAAAGCAGTAACCCCCTATTGGGTGACTTGCTGGCCTTGATGGGTTCTTGGAGTATAAGTTTATACTTCCTATTCGGGCGCGAAGCACAGCGGCGCGGATTGGGGATTGGCGCTTATGCAGCTGTGGCGTACAGCGTGGCGGCTGTTGTACTTTTGCCTTTGCCTTTAGCGTTCAAATCTAGTTACGCTGGCTATCCTAACGCAGTCTACGTGTATATTTTGTTAATGGCTTTGTTCCCGCAACTGGTGGGACACACTAGCTTTAACTGGGCTGTGCGTTGGATTTCGCCTACTCTGGTAGCCCTCGCTACTTTGTTCGAGCCAGTAGTGTCAAGTATTCTTGGATACTTTGTGTTCGGGGAATTACCGGGAACTATGGTAATGATTGGTGCGGCTGTGTTGTTGGGAGGTGTCGCAGTTGCTGCAATTGGGGGAAAAGAGCGATCGCTATGA
- a CDS encoding response regulator has product MTAKILVVDDELPIERLICQQFRKKIRAKELEFVFAHNGVEALDKLQNNPQIDMVLTDINMPEMDGLTLLEKLKEIEPSLKTVVVSAYSDMANIRKAMNHDAFDFLTKPIDFQDLEVTINRTLGYVQELKETQRQFQQVQTRLIQKEKMSALGQLVAGVAHEINNPVGFIAGNLTHAQSYINDILNLLHLYQQHYPNPVSDIQEEIEQIDLDYLVEDLPQLISSMKVGVERINQISVSLRNFSRSDTSSKVLANIHEGIESTLLILRHRLKASAARPAIEVVKDYGDLPQVECYPGPLNQVFMNILANAIDALEEAMLKEKTERSPTIKICTEVLEGDFVEIRIADNGVGMTEDVQKQLFEPMFTTKATNKGTGLGLSISRQIMVEKHKGQLTCSSKLGWGTEFIIKMPIRQIKKV; this is encoded by the coding sequence ATGACAGCTAAAATTCTCGTGGTGGATGATGAATTACCGATAGAACGCTTGATTTGCCAGCAATTCCGAAAAAAAATTCGCGCCAAAGAGCTAGAATTTGTTTTTGCCCATAATGGAGTTGAAGCGTTAGATAAACTGCAAAATAACCCGCAGATAGATATGGTGCTGACCGATATTAATATGCCCGAGATGGATGGGCTAACTTTGCTAGAAAAGCTGAAAGAAATTGAGCCGAGCCTCAAAACTGTGGTGGTGTCAGCCTACAGCGATATGGCAAATATTAGAAAGGCTATGAACCATGATGCCTTTGACTTTTTGACTAAACCAATAGATTTTCAAGATTTAGAAGTTACTATCAATCGCACTCTAGGGTATGTGCAAGAACTGAAAGAAACCCAGCGCCAGTTCCAACAGGTACAGACACGACTGATTCAGAAAGAAAAAATGTCAGCGCTGGGTCAGTTAGTGGCGGGTGTGGCTCATGAAATTAACAACCCAGTGGGTTTTATTGCAGGCAATTTAACCCATGCCCAATCTTATATCAACGATATACTGAACTTGTTGCATTTATATCAGCAGCACTATCCAAACCCGGTGTCCGATATCCAAGAAGAGATAGAGCAGATTGACCTAGATTACTTGGTGGAAGACCTCCCTCAGCTAATTTCCTCCATGAAAGTCGGAGTTGAACGTATTAACCAGATTAGTGTTTCCTTAAGAAATTTTTCTCGTTCAGATACATCCTCTAAGGTGTTAGCCAACATTCATGAAGGGATAGAGAGTACCTTATTGATTTTACGGCATCGCCTGAAAGCGAGCGCCGCTCGCCCCGCTATAGAGGTGGTTAAAGATTATGGTGACTTGCCTCAAGTGGAGTGCTACCCTGGCCCGCTCAACCAAGTTTTTATGAATATCTTGGCTAATGCTATTGATGCTTTGGAAGAGGCAATGCTTAAAGAAAAAACAGAGCGATCGCCTACTATCAAAATTTGTACTGAAGTGCTTGAAGGCGACTTTGTAGAAATTCGTATTGCAGACAATGGCGTTGGCATGACGGAAGATGTCCAGAAGCAGCTATTCGAGCCTATGTTTACTACCAAAGCGACAAACAAAGGCACTGGATTGGGATTGTCTATCAGCCGTCAGATAATGGTGGAAAAACATAAAGGTCAATTGACTTGCTCTTCCAAACTAGGATGGGGAACAGAGTTCATCATTAAGATGCCAATACGGCAGATAAAAAAAGTGTAG